The genomic stretch CCAGCATCCACTTGTTTAACCCTTTTGGTTGTctgtgtaataataattttgttaagaTATGGTTCGCGTATTTGTAAGCTACGGCACGCACCGTTGCCGTCTGATCGAGAATGGGAAGAAAAGGCGTATTCTCGAAAACTTTCAGTTTCTATGGCGTAAAATTAGATAGATATCACCATATGTTTTCACTTCATGTTATGGATCTGTTTCGtattagaaaagaatttagattaaattagaatttattttaacatacaaGTAtgtgtttattatatatttcagagT from Bombus pascuorum chromosome 2, iyBomPasc1.1, whole genome shotgun sequence encodes the following:
- the LOC132904484 gene encoding uncharacterized protein LOC132904484, which produces MGLHIFWPASTCLTLLVVCVIIILLRYGSRICKLRHAPLPSDREWEEKAYSRKLSVSMA